Within the Pseudomonas sp. SL4(2022) genome, the region GCGTCGGTCGGTTCGCCGCCCATGTCCGTGCCGCACTTGGACACTCGGGTGATCGATGGCAAGAAGGTGCTGCTGTTCGGCCCGTTCGCCACCTTCTCCACCAAGTTCCTGAAGAATGGTTCGCTGCTCGACACCTTCAGCGCCCTGACCACTGACAACATCCTGCCCATGACCCACGCCGGCATCGACAACTTCTCACTCAGCACCTACCTGATGGGCCAGTTGATGCTCAGCCAGGAAGACCGCATGGCTTCGCTACGCGAGTATTTCCCCAACGCCCAATCGGCGGATTGGGAGCTGATCCAGGCTGGCCAGCGCGTGCAGATCATCAAAAAAGACGCTGAACACGGCGGCATTCTGCAATTCGGCACCGAAGTGGTCAGCGCCGCCGATGGCAGCATCGCCGCGCTGCTCGGCGCCTCTCCAGGTGCCTCGACCGCCGCGCCGATCATGCTCTCGGTGCTGGAGAAGACCTTCAAGGACAAGATGCAAAGCCCGCAGTGGCAAGCCAAGCTGAAAGAAATCATCCCGTCCTACGGCCAAAAGCTGAACGACAACCTGGCGCTGACCAACCAGACACGCGCCTGGAGTAGCGAACGCCTGCAACTGGAGTTCGTTGAAGTGCCACCGCTGGCCCTCACCCCAGAGGTCAGCCAGGCGCAGTAAGCCGCCTGCTGCGCAATGCAAATTGCCAGAAGCACCTTTTACCGTCGCTCACGCGACACACGCTGCCGCCATGGATGGCACGCAATAAAAAACCGGCCATAAGCCGGTTTTTTATTGCCCGGTGAAAAACCTACCGCCCCTTGAACGGCACACGCGGCTTAGTGCGTAGCGGGTCGAGCAGGCCCGACAGGCCGTTGTGGTCGATCTCCTGCATCAGCGCCAGCAACCGGCCGATTTCACCCTGGGGGAAACCTTCACGGGCAAACCAGTTGAGGTAATTACCCGGCAGATCGGCGAGCAAACGGCCTTTGTATTTGCCGAACGGCATCTCGCGGGTCACCAGCAACAACAGGTCTTCGGGTTTCATCGCAGGCTCGGCAGGGTCAGGTAATCGAGCGCAAATTATGCCGTTCGACCGGGAGCACGGCCAGCGCCGGGCCAATCGCAGCAAACTCGGGTAAGCTGCGCGCCCCTGTTTATCGACCCAAGGTTTGTCCCCGCATGATTATCAAGGCACTGCGTATCGGCCTCGGCCAGTTGATCATCTTCCTCGACTGGATCAGCCGTCCGGCCAAGCTCAAGCGCACCGCAGAAGCTCAGGCTGCGGTCGAGCAAAGCGCCAGCAACCTCGCGCTGTACCAATTCCACGCCTGCCCGTTCTGCGTAAAAACCCGCCGCACCCTGCATAAGCTGAATGTGCCCGTGGCCCTGCGCGATGCAAAGAACGACGTCCAGGCGCGCAACGAGCTGGAACAGCAAGGCGGCAAGATCAAAGTGCCGTGCCTGCGCATCGAAGAAAACGGCCAGAGCACCTGGCTGTATGAGTCCAAGGCGATCATCGCCTATCTCGACGAGCGCTTCGCAGCCGTCTGAACCAACAACCGGGGCCGCTAAGCGGCCCCGGTTGTTTCAGCGCTATGGCTGATCACTCAGCCCAACGTGTTCAGTTCGCCAACACCCGCACCTTACCGACCATGCCGGCCTGGTAGTGGCCTGGAATCAGGCAGGCAAAGTCGAATTCACCGACACGGTTGAAGGTCCAGATAACCTCCTCGCGCTGTCCCGGTGCCACATGCGTCATATCCGCTGATTCATGCTGCATGCCCGTGGATGTCGCCATCATCGCAGCATGCGCCTGCAATTCAGTCTGGGTACCGAGCACAAACTCGTGCATGACCTGCCCGTCATTGCGATGGATAAAGCGGATGGTTTCGCCCTGCTTGACTTCAAGCTGGTCGGGGCTAAAACGCATCTGATCACTCATGCTGATTTCGATGGTACGACTGACCTGCTCCGGCTCGCCGGCAATCCCCCAGGCCTTCTGCTGCTGGGCCGGCGCAGCCGCGTGATGCCCGCCGTGATGCTCGCCAGCGGCCCACGCAGCGCCACTGCCCAACAGAACGCCCAGACTCAATAGCAACGCGACAGCATTTGAAGATGCACTCATGGTTATTTTCTCGAACTAAAAGCTGAATAAACGCTGTGAGCAGGCCGCTCGATAAAGCTGGCCACACACAACGACACGGTGTTCAGACAAGAAATAACCGCGGCGGCCGTTCGAGGGGTTCGCTGATAAAACCGATAAATTGATCCAGCCGCGCCAGAGACGGCTCGACCGTTTGCAGTGGGGTATTACTGGCCGCCGCCGTGCTCAGCGCCACCGCACCGACACAAAAGGCGCAGAGGCTACACAGGCTGTTATCGGTGGCAGTTAGCGACTGGCTGGCGTTGTCGCGGGCGTGATGTTCGCCATGGGTAGACGCCTCAGCAGACGCAGCCATGCCCATCACGCCCGGATGGTGCGCCGTCACTTGTGGATCAACCTGGGCCATCGGCCCGCCCTGCTGGATTACCGCGCACACCTGCATGCTGAGGGCAGCCATACTCTGCGCCGGCAGGGTCAGCATCAGCAGGCAGATCAGGGCAGTTCGCAGTGAACGCATGGCAGCGGAAGTTATCGTGAGCAAGGGCATGGAGGCGGATTATCCGCCCAACAGCAGCTTTGTCCATGCCTGAGCATGGGCAAATGCGCCCATAGCTGGCTATGATCGGAGCCCATGACCAGCACCCCACCCTTGCGCCAACCCTGCCCACCCGGTGCCTGCGATTGCGGGCGCGAGCAGCTGTTGCAGCAAGCCAACAGCGATGTGCGCATCCTGTTGCTCACCCGCACCGAGGAAAAGCGCCTGCTAGAGCGCCTGGAAAACCTTGAAAGCCTGGCGGATCTGGAAAAGCTGCAACGGCGCATCTACGAACAACTCGGCGTTCGCGTCGCGGTTGCCCCAGGCTTCAATGAAGTACGCAGCATGCGCGGCATCGCGATTCAGATCGATGAGTTGCCCGGGCTGTGCCGCAAAACCCGTCAATCGATCCCCACGGCCATCCGCAGAGGTCTGGAGAAACGCCCGCAGATCGCCTACGAACTGCTTAACGCCCATGACCTGCTGCGCGATACCTGACAGCGTCTATCACTTGCGCCTCGCCAATATCGCTGTTGCGCCCTGAGCCTTCTGGCAGTACCAGAACACCCGGCTGACCCCACGGGTGATCGCCACATAGGCCAGGCGCAGGCTTTCATCCTGCATGGCCTGGTCGTAGCTGTTGCTGAAGAAGCCCGAGTAGGCATACAGCGCATTACGCACCGGATGCGGCTCAGGCGGCATGCAGTCATCGAGGATGATCGCCACTTCGGCCTGCAGGCCCTTGGCGCGATGGATGGTGTAGGCCTTGACTGGCAGTTTCTTATCGAGCTGCGCAGTCATGGCCTGCAGCGGCTCATTACGCCGACTGAGCAGCAACACCGCATTGGGCTCACGGCTGTTGCGCTCGGCGGCGTAGGCGCACTGCTCGCCGATCTGCTTGAGCAGCTCCGGCAAACGCGCCTTGCTGTCGAAGCGCTGAATCAGGCGCACGCCATGATCACCCGGCTGCGTGGCTTTGATTGCCTGACTGGCCTTCACCTGTTTGTGCTGCACGTCGCCCAGCAGCGCTTCGGCGTCACGGATAATCGGCTCAATCGAGCGGTAGTTGTTGGCCAGGGTCAGCACGGCGCTGCACTTGGCTTTGCCTTTCCCGGGAAAGTGCCGGTCGAAGTCGATAAACAGCTCCGGTGAGCTGCCACGCCAGCCGTAGATCGACTGCCAGTCATCGCCGATGGCCATCAAGCTGACGGCTGCGCCCTGCCCGGCCAGCGTGCGCTGCACGGCCTGCAGCCACTGGACGATCTGCGGCGAGATGTCCTGAAATTCGTCGATCAGCAGATGGCTAAATAGCGCCAGCAGCTGTGGCGCAACGCTCTGTTCGCCGGCATTTAGCTGCGCCGTCAGCTGGGCAAAGGCGGCGTTGAAGGTCAACAGCCCCTGCTCCTGCAAAGCGCGCTGAAAATAGGGCCAGAACAGCAGCAATGCTTCAAGAAACTCACGCACGGGCGCCGCAGTGTCGAGGCGTTGCGGCTGCATCGTCGACAGCTCAATGCCGATGCTCTCGGCAAAGCCGGCCTGGGCGTAGAAGGCTTCATACAGCGGCACGCCGCTGAACTCGCCCGTAAGTTTGAACAGATCAAGCGGGGCCTTGGGAAGGCGCTTAACCGTATCGGACGGTGGTGGCAGCTGCAGCAGGCTATGCACCTTTTGCCGAAACACCCGCTGCTCGGCATAGCACTGCTGGTAAGCCTGCTTGAGCAGACGCTGCTGGGCCGGGCGCAGGCGGCCAGCGCTCAGTGGGTTATCCAGTTCGCGGCTCGCCGCCTGCGGGTCGTCCAGTTGTTCAAACCAGCGCGGATTACCCAGCAGACTCTTGGCCACGCTGCCCATGGCTGAGTGGAAGGTGCGCACGCACTGGCGCGCCTGACTGCCATCGAAGGGATAGTTGAAGAAGCCCAGGACCTTGAGCAGCTGTTCGCGCAGCTCGGCGCAGGAGGCATTGGTAAAGGAAATCACCGTCAGTTGCTCGGGCTTGATGCCCAGATGGCAGATCATAAATGCCACCCGCAGCACCAACGTGGTGGACTTGCCCGAACCGGCCCCGGCGAAGATGCGCGTCAGCGGATGATGGCTGAGGATCATCGCCCACTGTTCATCCGATGGCGCACTGAGCACCCCAGCCGTCACCGCCCGCGCCACTTGCTCGCGCATGGCCTGGGCTTGCGCGGCCTCGACCGTCAGCATAGCCGGTCCGTAAATGCCTTGGACACGCGGTTTACTCGCAGTGCGGCGCGGTTCAGCCGGCGGCTTCGGGTTAGCCGCTTGGCCCTTGCCAGGCGCTTTTTTCGCCCGAGGCGCTGGCTGGTTTAGCTGCGCAGCCGCATCACGCTCGGCGCGCAGGTAGGCCGTGGTATGAGGGAAGTAGCGCGCCAAAGCAGCGGAAAACAGCCGCTTATAGCGCTGAACAGCAGATGGCATTCGCGACCCAGCCAGAAGATAGATCGTTGAATGATAAGTGCTTTTTACGGCGAGCTGGCGACTGAGCGATGAGAAAGCGCAGCGCCTCTCACCGCTCAGCTCATCCGACGGTTATCAGTCGAGCATGCCGACATAACGCGGGTGGCTAGCAACCCGCGCCAGCCAGGTGCGAATGGCCGGATACGGCGTCAGGTCAAAGCCGCCTTCGTCCGCCACATGGGTGTAGGCGTACAGCGCGATATCGGCAATCGAGAAGTTCTCCCCAACCAGATACGGCGTGCGCTGCAGCTGCTTCTCCATCACTTTGAGCGCCTTATGACCGCGCACATGGCACTCCTCGTACTCTGCGCGGCGCGCTTCAGGCAGGCCCTGATACAGCTGGATAAAGCGCGCCACCGCGACATAAGGCTCATGGCTGTATTGCTCGAAAAACTGCCACTGCAGCACCTGGGTGCGCAGGCGCGGCTCGGTTGGCAGAAACGCACTGCCATCAGCGAGGAAGTTGAGGATGGCATTGGATTCCCACAGGCAGGTGCCGTCGTCCAGCTCCAGTACCGGGATCTTGCCGTTGGGATTCTTGGCCAGAAAAACGTCGCTCTGGGTCTCGCCCTTGAGGATATCGATCGGAATCCACTCATAGGGCTGATCCAGCAGATGCAGCATCAGCTTGACCTTGTAGCAGTTGCCCGAGCGGTAATCGCCATAAACCTTGTACATATCGCCCTCCTAACCTGCTTGAACGCTTGGACTAGCTTGCTTGCGCCTGACGAATAACCTCGGCCAGGCGTTTGAGGCCTTCGCTCAGGCGCTCCGGTGCGACGTGGCTGAAGTTAAGCCGCAAATGCCCCGGGTTGACGTCCGGGTCGATAAAGAACGGCTCGCCCGGCATAAACGCCACGTTCTGCGCCAGCGCCGGTGCCAGCAGGGTGCGGGTATCCAATGGCTGCTTGAGGGTCAACCAGAAGAACAACCCCCCCTGGGGAATCTGCCAGTCGGCCAGGTCGCTGAAATGCTCTTCCAGCACCGCTTGCATGGCATCACGGCGGATGCGGTAGAAGTCGCGTAGTTCAGCCAGATGGCCACGGTATTTTTCACTGCCCAGCCACTGCAACGCCTGCCACTGGCCGATGCGGTTGGTGTGCAGGTCCGCCGACTGTTTGAGGCGCAGCAGGTAAGGGAACAGGTCCGGGGTGGCGATCAGGTAACCGACGCGCAGACCCGGCAACAGGGTTTTCGACACAGTGCCGGTGTAGATCCAGCTGGCCTTCTGCAGGCGACTGACAATCGGCGTGGCACTGCCTGCGTCGAACACCAGCTCACGGTAGGGCTCGTCTTCGATCAGGGTCACGCCGAACTCATCCAGCAGCGCCGCCACCGCGTCGCGCTTGGCCTCGCTGTAACGTACCGCCGAAGGGTTCTGGAAGGTCGGGATCAGGTAGGCAAACGCCGGCTTGTGGTTTTCCAGACGCTGACGCAGGGCGTCGATCTGCGGACCGTCGGCTTCCTGCGGCACGGCGATGCAATCGGCGCCGAACAGCTGGAAGGCCTGCAGCGCGGCCAGGTAGGTCGGCGCCTCCAGCAGCACTTCGGTACCCGGGTCGATAAACAGCTTGCTGGCCAGATCCAGGGTCTGCTGCGAGCCGCTGACGATCAGCACCTGGCTGGCATCGCACGGCACGCCTAAGGCACGAGCTTCGGCGGCAATGGCTTCGCGCAGTGCCGGTTCACCTTCGCTCATGCCGTACTGGCCCATGCTGGCCGGCATCTCGGTCCACTCGACGTTCGGCAGCATCGGCTCGGCAGGCAAGCCGCCAGCAAAGGACATGACTTCCGGACGCTGCGCCGCGGCGAGGATTTCACGGATCAGGGAGCTTTTCAGGCGGGCAACACGTTCGGAGAAGGCCATGGATATCACCGGTAGCAAAGGCAAATAAAAATAGGTCAAACTGTTTGACCGAAATTCTGGTTGCCTGAAACTACGACGACCACTGCAGATACGTCAATAGGCTTGACCTTAATGCTTGACCTCAAAAGCACTACCACTCAGCAAATCGCCATGGAAGCTTTCTTCTTTGGCTACCAGGCGTTTACCGCCAAGGCCGATGAAATGCTGGCGCGCCGTGGCCTGTCGCGGGTGCACCACCGCATTCTGTTTTTTATCGCCAAGTACCCGGGGCTGAGCATGAAAGAACTGCTCGGCTACCTGGGCGTGAGCAAGCAGGCGCTAAACACCCCACTGCGCCAATTGCTCGAAATGAACCTGGTGCAGAGCCTTGCCGCTGAAGACGACAAGCGCAAACGCCTGCTCGGCTTTACTGCTGAAGGCGCCAAGCTGGAACAGGCGCTACGCCGCGAACAGGCCAAACTGCTGCAGCGGGTCTTCAGTGAGGCCGGGGAAACCGCCGTGAGCGGTTGGCTGCAGGTCAACCAGACATTGGGCCACAGTCGCCAGAGCGGTACCGTCGAAGGCTAGAGCAAACTGTACTGACTGCGCATATACACTGCAGAACTGTACCGTTGATTGCCCGCGTCGCTGTACCGCGACGCTCTGAGCATCTACCCCTAGGCTGATCAGCACTGCCCCTGAGTGCTGCGCCATGACCACCGAACTGCTGCTCGCCTTCATCGCCTTCGCCTTTGTCACCTCGGTAACGCCGGGGCCGAACAATATGATGCTGCTCGCCAGCGGAGTGAACTTCGGCCTGCGTCGCAGCCTGCCGCATATGTTCGGCATCAGCCTGGGCTTTATGCTGCTGGTGGCCTCGGTAGGCCTTGGCCTGGGTCAGCTATTCGAGCAGGTACCGCTGCTGTACAGCGTGCTGCGCTATCTGGGCGCGGCTTACTTGCTATATCTGGCCTGGAAAATCGCCAACTCCGGCGCGCCGGACAGCCAGAGTAACGCCGCCGGCAAACCTTTCAGCTTTCTCCAGGCGGCGGCCTTCCAATGGGTCAACCCGAAAGCTTGGATCATGGCCATCGGCGCCATCACCACCTACACGCCGCCAGACAATTTCGTGGTCAATGTACTGGTGATCGCCGCGCTGTTCGCTCTGGTCAACTGCCCCAGCGTCGGCCTGTGGACGGTCGCGGGTAGCCTGCTGCGCAACTGGCTGAGCAATACCCGAGCGCTGCGCGTGTTCAATATCAGCATGGCCCTGCTGCTGGTCGCCTCGCTGTACCCCATCTTCGCCGACACCGGACTGCTCTGATGCACGATCTAACACCAACCCGCCTAAGGCCGTTGGCCGACACATCGACCTCGGCGGTGGTCGCAGGGTTTATTGCCATGCTCACCGGCTACACCAGCTCGCTGGTGCTGATGTTCCAGGCTGGTCAGGCCGCCGGGCTGACGAACGGGCAGATTTCCTCGTGGATCTGGGCACTGTCGATTGGCATGGCACTCTGCTGCATTGGCCTGTCGCTGCGCTACCGCGCGCCAATCATGATCGCCTGGTCCACCCCTGGCGCCGCGCTGCTGATCACCAGCCTACCGGGCGTGCCTTACAGCGAGGCGATTGGTGCCTATATCTTCGCTTCGGTGCTGATTGTGCTGATCGGCCTGACCGGCACCTTCGACCGCCTGATGCGTCGCATCCCTGCCTCCATCGCCGCCGCGCTGCTGGCCGGCGTACTGTTCAAGATCGGCCTGGAAATCTGCGTAGCCGCCGAGCAGCAGCCGGTGCTGGTGGTGGCCATGCTGGTCGCCTACCTGTTGGGCAAACGTCTGCTGCCGCGCTATGCCGTGCTCGCTGCTTTGATCGTCGGTAGCGTGCTGGCTGCACTCTTCGGCCTGCTCAACTTCGAGCATTTCGAGCTGCAACTGGCGGTGCCAGAATGGACCACACCAAGCTTCTCACTGGCCGCAATGATCAGCATCGGTATCCCACTGTTTATCGTCGCCATGGCCTCGCAGAACCTGCCGGGCATGGCGGTGCTGCGCGCCAATGGTTATGACGTGCCGGCCAGCCCCTTGCTAACTACGACCGGACTGACATCCATGCTGCTGGCACCCTTTGGCAGCCATGGCATTCATATGGCCGCTATCAGCGCAGCGATCTGCGCCGGCCCGGAAGCCCACGAAGACCCGAAAAAACGCTACACCGCCGCCATCTGGTGCGGGGTGTTCTACGGCATCGCCGGCATTTTCGGCGCCACTCTGGCGGCGCTGTTTGCCGCGCTGCCAAAAGCATTGATCTTGTCCATCGCGGCGCTTGCGTTATTCGCCTCGATCATCGGCGGCCTGACCCAGGCCATGAGCGAGCCGAAAGAACGCGAAGCGGCGCTGATCACCTTTCTGGTGACGGCCTCGGGGATGACCCTGTTCTCGGTGGGCTCGGCGTTCTGGGGGATTGTTACCGGCTTGCTGACCCTGGTGATTCTCAATTGGGGCAAGCGCGACGTTTGAGTGTCACGTGAGAGGCGCTTTAGCCGCAATAACGGCGTTGAATGCTCGCGGTTAAAGCCCCTCCCACACTGCACCCCGTTCAATCGCTCAATAAAAAACGGGCTTATGCAGCACGCATAAGCCCGTTTTTATTACAGCCGTTGAACCTAGCCGCGCTGACGCTTTGGCAGCACATCCTTGAGCTTGGCGTGCATGCCGCGCAGGGTTTTCTCGGTGCTTTCCCAATCGATGCAGGCATCGGTGATGGACACACCGTACTTGAGCTGACTGAGGTCCTTGGGAATCGACTGGTTGCCCCAGCCGAGGTGGCTTTCCACCATCAGGCCGACGATGGACTGGTTACCTTCCAGAATCTGGTTGGCGACGTTGTCCATCACCAGCGGCTGCAGGGCCGGGTCCTTGTTGGAGTTGGCATGGCTGCAATCGACCATGATGTTCGGGCTGATGCCTGCCTTGGTCAGCTCTTGCTCGCACACGGCCACGCTGACCGAGTCGTAGTTTGGTTTGCCATTACCACCGCGCAGCACCACGTGACCGTAGGCATTGCCCTTGGTGGTGACGATGGACACGCCACCTTCTTGGTTGATGCCGAGGAAACGGTGCGGGCTGGACACTGATTGCAGGGCATTGATCGCCACGGTCAGGCCGCCGTCAGTACCGTTCTTGAAGCCCACAGCCGAAGACAGGCCAGAGGCCATTTCACGGTGGGTTTGCGATTCAGTGGTACGCGCACCAATTGCCGACCAACTGATCAGGTCCTGCAGGTACTGCGGGGAGATCGGATCGAGGGCTTCGGTAGCGGTCGGCAGGCCCATTTCCGCCAGGTCACGCAGCAACTGACGACCGATGTGCAGGCCATCTTGGATTTTGAACGAGTCATCCATAAACGGGTCGTTGATCAACCCTTTCCAGCCAACGGTCGTACGTGGCTTTTCGAAATACACGCGCATAACCAGATACAGACTGTCCGACAGCTCGGCCGCCAGCGCCTTTAGGCGTGCCGCATACTCGTGAGCAGCCTTGATATCGTGAATCGAGCACGGCCCAACCACGACAAACAGACGATGATCCTTGCCATCGAGAATATTGCGGATTACCTCCCGGCCGCTGGCAACCGTACGCAGGGCAGCTTCGGTCAGCGGAATTTCACGCTTGAGCTGTGCGGGGGTGATCAGGGTTTCGTTGGAGGCAACGTTCAGGTCATCAATCGGTAAATCAGCCATCGTGCTATTCATCAGTCAGAGTCATCAGGTCACGGGTGCCGGCCGCCAGCGCTCCCCGTGTGGCGGAGCACAGCATTATGAGCACAGCGGGGAAGCCGAACCTTAGCGCGTAAAGGCCCGGCTCGACAATGGGCTTGGCGGCTTAAGCCGCCTCGACAGATGGATTCGCCTGCATGCGTTTAATTCAGGCTGGCGCGAGAAAACTCCGCGGCGTGCCGGCTGATCCACTCCTGCGCAACCGTTTCGATCGGTAAACTGCAGCCCAGCTCCTGCTCGCGCTGATGGCGGTAATGCTCTATCTGGCAAACTTGCTCGACCATGCGCGCGCGAAACAGGGTGTCTTCATCGACAAAGGCAACACCGACCAGATACCCCTCTTCCTGCTTGCGACACCAGGCTACCAAGCCTGGATAGCGCGCATGCTCTCCAAACAGCGGGATACGCAACTCAACCGCCGTACCACGGCGAAAAGCGCGACTGGAGTTGCATGCCACACCACCGAGGCTGATATTGTTGAGCCGCTGCCTAGGCACAAACGCCTGTTTACGCAGAACCAACTCAACCGGCATATCACTGGGATGACGCAAAAAGTGACGCATCTGTGTTGACCTCGGATGCCTTAAGCCTGACACCACCACATTGAGCAGTAGCGTGATTGAGCTGGAACTGACCGACCTTGATGCAGATCGCCATCTGCTGGACCTGCCCGGCACATCACTGCTGATATTTACCAGCATAGGTTGTGCCAGTTGTCGCTGGGCCCGCCGTGAACTGGCTCAACTGCCACTGCCGGTGGCGCGACTGGCCTGGGTCGATGCTGCCAACAATGGCGGTTTAGTAGCGCGCTACGAGGTTTTTCAGCTACCGGCCCTGTTTGCCGTGCGTGATGGCCAATTTTATGGCGCTGTGCACAGTCATCTGCATATCGCCGAACTCACTCAGGCGCTAGAGACTGCCTTGTCGCGCCCCGCAGAGGAATTACCCTGATGAATGCAGCCCCCCGTATCGGCATTATCGGTTCCGGCGCGATTGGCGGCTTTTATGGCCTGATGTTGGCGCGCGCCGGCTTTGATGTGCACTTTCTGCTGCGCAGCGAGTTTGCCGCTGTCGCCAGCCAGGGCCTACAAGTCAACAGCGCGGTACACGGCACTCTGCACCTGGATAACGTGCAGGCGTATCAGTCAGCGACCGATATGCCGCCGTGCGATTGGCTGCTGATTGGCGCCAAGACCACCAGCAACATCGAACTGGCCCCGCTGATCAGCCAAGCTGCCGCCCCCGGCGCCAAGGTGGTACTGATGCAGAACGGCCTGGCCGTGGAAGATGAACTGCGCCCGCTGTTACCGGACTCACTGCACCTGCTGGGCGGACTCTGCTATATCTGCGCCCATCGCAGCGCACCGGGGGTGGTCGAGCATCAGGCGCTGGGCAGCGTCAATCTGGGCTATCACTCAGGCCCGGCGAACGATGCTGAGAGCCGTCAACAGATCCTCGAACAAGGCAGCGCGCTGTTCCAGGCCGCTGGGCTGGACTCCACCGCCATGGCCGAACTGAACCAGGCGCGCTGGCAGAAACTGGTGTGGAACGTGCCCTACAACGGCTTGGCCGTGCTGCTGAACAGCGCCACCACGGCGTTGATGGGCAATGCTGACAGCCGCGCGCTGATTGAGGCGATCATGCAGGAAGTGGCGGATGCCGCCGGCGCCTGTGGCTATCAGTTGCCCGCAGGCTTTGCCGGCAAGCTGCTGGCGGCCACCGACCGCATGCCGGATTACCTGCCGAGCATGTACCACGACTTTGCTCTGCAGCGCCCACTGGAACTGCACGCCATCTACGCCGCGCCATTGGCCGCAGCGGCCCTGGCTGGCTGCGCCATGCCACGCACCAAGATGCTTTATCAGACCCTGCTTTTCCTCGAGCAACGCGCGCGATAGGACCCAGCCATGAGCACGAAATTAGGCGACAAACTGGTGCTGGCGATCTCCTCGCGGGCGCTGTTCGACCTGCACGACAGTCATCAGGTCTATGAAAGCCAGGGCGTCGAGGCCTATCGCCAATACCAGATTGAGCACGAGGACGAAATACTCCTCCCTGGTGATGCCTTTCCACTGGTAGAGAAACTGCTGGCATTGAACACCGCCCTCAAGCAGCAGCGGGTCGAGGTCATTCTGGTTTCGCGCAACAGCGCCGACACCGGCCTGCGCGCGTTCAACTCAATTCAACACTACGGTTTGGGCATCTCCCGCGCCGCGTTTGTCGGCGGGCGCAGCCCCGATCCTTACCTGGCCGCATTCGGCTGCCATCTGTTTCTCTCCACCCATGCCGAAGATGTGCGCAGCGCCCTGCGTGCCGGCTTCGGTGCGGCGACCATTCTTTCTGGCGGCGCTCGGCGA harbors:
- a CDS encoding DUF3820 family protein, giving the protein MKPEDLLLLVTREMPFGKYKGRLLADLPGNYLNWFAREGFPQGEIGRLLALMQEIDHNGLSGLLDPLRTKPRVPFKGR
- a CDS encoding glutaredoxin family protein, with product MIIKALRIGLGQLIIFLDWISRPAKLKRTAEAQAAVEQSASNLALYQFHACPFCVKTRRTLHKLNVPVALRDAKNDVQARNELEQQGGKIKVPCLRIEENGQSTWLYESKAIIAYLDERFAAV
- a CDS encoding cupredoxin domain-containing protein — its product is MSASSNAVALLLSLGVLLGSGAAWAAGEHHGGHHAAAPAQQQKAWGIAGEPEQVSRTIEISMSDQMRFSPDQLEVKQGETIRFIHRNDGQVMHEFVLGTQTELQAHAAMMATSTGMQHESADMTHVAPGQREEVIWTFNRVGEFDFACLIPGHYQAGMVGKVRVLAN
- a CDS encoding DEAD/DEAH box helicase — translated: MPSAVQRYKRLFSAALARYFPHTTAYLRAERDAAAQLNQPAPRAKKAPGKGQAANPKPPAEPRRTASKPRVQGIYGPAMLTVEAAQAQAMREQVARAVTAGVLSAPSDEQWAMILSHHPLTRIFAGAGSGKSTTLVLRVAFMICHLGIKPEQLTVISFTNASCAELREQLLKVLGFFNYPFDGSQARQCVRTFHSAMGSVAKSLLGNPRWFEQLDDPQAASRELDNPLSAGRLRPAQQRLLKQAYQQCYAEQRVFRQKVHSLLQLPPPSDTVKRLPKAPLDLFKLTGEFSGVPLYEAFYAQAGFAESIGIELSTMQPQRLDTAAPVREFLEALLLFWPYFQRALQEQGLLTFNAAFAQLTAQLNAGEQSVAPQLLALFSHLLIDEFQDISPQIVQWLQAVQRTLAGQGAAVSLMAIGDDWQSIYGWRGSSPELFIDFDRHFPGKGKAKCSAVLTLANNYRSIEPIIRDAEALLGDVQHKQVKASQAIKATQPGDHGVRLIQRFDSKARLPELLKQIGEQCAYAAERNSREPNAVLLLSRRNEPLQAMTAQLDKKLPVKAYTIHRAKGLQAEVAIILDDCMPPEPHPVRNALYAYSGFFSNSYDQAMQDESLRLAYVAITRGVSRVFWYCQKAQGATAILARRK
- a CDS encoding glutathione S-transferase family protein, which codes for MYKVYGDYRSGNCYKVKLMLHLLDQPYEWIPIDILKGETQSDVFLAKNPNGKIPVLELDDGTCLWESNAILNFLADGSAFLPTEPRLRTQVLQWQFFEQYSHEPYVAVARFIQLYQGLPEARRAEYEECHVRGHKALKVMEKQLQRTPYLVGENFSIADIALYAYTHVADEGGFDLTPYPAIRTWLARVASHPRYVGMLD
- a CDS encoding PLP-dependent aminotransferase family protein; this encodes MAFSERVARLKSSLIREILAAAQRPEVMSFAGGLPAEPMLPNVEWTEMPASMGQYGMSEGEPALREAIAAEARALGVPCDASQVLIVSGSQQTLDLASKLFIDPGTEVLLEAPTYLAALQAFQLFGADCIAVPQEADGPQIDALRQRLENHKPAFAYLIPTFQNPSAVRYSEAKRDAVAALLDEFGVTLIEDEPYRELVFDAGSATPIVSRLQKASWIYTGTVSKTLLPGLRVGYLIATPDLFPYLLRLKQSADLHTNRIGQWQALQWLGSEKYRGHLAELRDFYRIRRDAMQAVLEEHFSDLADWQIPQGGLFFWLTLKQPLDTRTLLAPALAQNVAFMPGEPFFIDPDVNPGHLRLNFSHVAPERLSEGLKRLAEVIRQAQAS
- a CDS encoding MarR family winged helix-turn-helix transcriptional regulator translates to MLDLKSTTTQQIAMEAFFFGYQAFTAKADEMLARRGLSRVHHRILFFIAKYPGLSMKELLGYLGVSKQALNTPLRQLLEMNLVQSLAAEDDKRKRLLGFTAEGAKLEQALRREQAKLLQRVFSEAGETAVSGWLQVNQTLGHSRQSGTVEG
- a CDS encoding LysE family translocator, with protein sequence MTTELLLAFIAFAFVTSVTPGPNNMMLLASGVNFGLRRSLPHMFGISLGFMLLVASVGLGLGQLFEQVPLLYSVLRYLGAAYLLYLAWKIANSGAPDSQSNAAGKPFSFLQAAAFQWVNPKAWIMAIGAITTYTPPDNFVVNVLVIAALFALVNCPSVGLWTVAGSLLRNWLSNTRALRVFNISMALLLVASLYPIFADTGLL
- a CDS encoding benzoate/H(+) symporter BenE family transporter, whose translation is MHDLTPTRLRPLADTSTSAVVAGFIAMLTGYTSSLVLMFQAGQAAGLTNGQISSWIWALSIGMALCCIGLSLRYRAPIMIAWSTPGAALLITSLPGVPYSEAIGAYIFASVLIVLIGLTGTFDRLMRRIPASIAAALLAGVLFKIGLEICVAAEQQPVLVVAMLVAYLLGKRLLPRYAVLAALIVGSVLAALFGLLNFEHFELQLAVPEWTTPSFSLAAMISIGIPLFIVAMASQNLPGMAVLRANGYDVPASPLLTTTGLTSMLLAPFGSHGIHMAAISAAICAGPEAHEDPKKRYTAAIWCGVFYGIAGIFGATLAALFAALPKALILSIAALALFASIIGGLTQAMSEPKEREAALITFLVTASGMTLFSVGSAFWGIVTGLLTLVILNWGKRDV